A genomic segment from Triticum dicoccoides isolate Atlit2015 ecotype Zavitan chromosome 1A, WEW_v2.0, whole genome shotgun sequence encodes:
- the LOC119352505 gene encoding SKP1-like protein 1, with product MRRRFPASPSPPPPPPPTAVVGLAHAAVGGGGGFPAHASTSREPPTPHSASPPASPAPLVAAEASPLRRLPPVEVLSLPYKREETPNPPKPPTMDSTADLKGKRPLLQPDDVSAAAAAAAVPDEAEAKPSSSSEEVKEAEPGTEKQEEKPALVLVAEDGVEVCISEPAARMSQMLSHMMEDGCADGRIPTANIHSDILEMVVEYCEKHGPFYDPEASERDRYPFPPFPVELTPTVSSIKPVTYVDPDPHGLKDWDSDFISLDNSTLFEIILAANYLNIEDLLDLGTSAVADKMRGKKPEEIREIFEIENDYTPEQEAEVRKENAWAFEN from the exons ATGCGCCGCCGGTTCCCcgcctccccttcccctcctcccccgccgccgccgacagccGTCGTCGGGCTTGCTCATGCGGCGGTAGGCGGCGGCGGGGGCTTCCCCGCGCACGCCTCGACCTCTAGAGAGCCCCCCACCCCGCATTCGGCGTCGCCGCCCGCTTCCCCTGCTCCCCTGGTGGCCGCTGAGGCCAGCCCTCTGCGGCGGCT ACCCCCGGTTGAAGTTCTTTCCCTTCCCTACAAACGCGAAGAAACCCCAAATCCCCCAAAGCCCCCAACCATGGATTCCACTGCCGACCTCAAGGGCAAGCGCCCTCTCTTGCAGCCTGACGACGtgtctgccgccgccgctgccgcggcgGTGCCGGATGAGGCGGAGGCGAAGCCCTCGTCTTCTTCGGAGGAGGTGAAGGAGGCGGAGCCGGGGACAGAGAAGCAGGAGGAAAAGCCCGCCTTGGTGCTGGTGGCCGAGGACGGCGTGGAGGTGTGCATCTCGGAGCCCGCGGCGCGGATGTCGCAGATGCTCAGCCACATGATGGAGGACGGCTGCGCTGACGGCCGCATCCCAACCGCCAACATCCACTCCGACATCCTCGAGATGGTCGTTGAGTACTGCGAGAAGCACGGGCCGTTCTACGACCCCGAGGCCTCTGAGCGCGACCGGTACCCCTTCCCGCCCTTCCCCGTCGAGCTCACCCCTACCGTCTCCTCCATCAAGCCCGTCACCTACGTCGACCCGGACCCCCACGGTCTCAAGGACTGGGACAGCGACTTCATCTCCCTCGACAACTCCACCCTCTTCGAGATCATCCTG GCCGCAAACTACTTGAACATTGAGGATCTGCTGGACCTGGGCACCTCAGCTGTGGCTGACAAGATGAGGGGGAAAAAGCCAGAGGAGATCCGTGAAATCTTTGAGATCGAGAACGACTACACACCAGAGCAGGAGGCTGAAGTCAGGAAGGAGAATGCATGGGCCTTTGAGAACTAA